In Syntrophorhabdaceae bacterium, the following proteins share a genomic window:
- the rpsT gene encoding 30S ribosomal protein S20, translated as MRKNKSAIKKAKQSEEKRIRNAHVKSTMKTDIKKALSAVEASDKNNAPALLKNAVASINRAASQKVIHKNNAARKVSRLSKKADKALAAKS; from the coding sequence TTGAGGAAAAATAAGTCAGCGATAAAGAAGGCCAAACAGTCCGAGGAAAAACGGATCAGAAACGCGCACGTAAAATCAACCATGAAAACGGACATCAAGAAAGCCCTGTCGGCCGTAGAAGCCAGTGATAAGAACAACGCACCCGCCCTCCTCAAAAACGCTGTGGCATCTATCAACAGAGCTGCATCACAAAAGGTGATACACAAGAATAACGCGGCACGAAAGGTATCGAGACTTTCAAAGAAGGCTGATAAGGCTCTTGCAGCCAAGAGTTAA